A portion of the Solea senegalensis isolate Sse05_10M linkage group LG17, IFAPA_SoseM_1, whole genome shotgun sequence genome contains these proteins:
- the sesn1 gene encoding sestrin-1 isoform X2, producing the protein MRHAVAPAQNVETNSFAVTSLLKICSHCERRSKKDLGVRIPRPLGNGPSRFIPEKEILQVSKVDTRTQSIFEDAFAALGRLDNISLVMGFHPQYLESFLRTQHYLLQMDGPLPLHYRHYIGIMAAARHQCSYLVNLHVNDFLQVGGDLKWLNGLDEAPQKLQQLGELNKILAHRPWLLTKEHIERFLKAEEHSWSLAELIHAVVLLTHYHSLASFTFGCGIMPEIHCDGGHTFRPPSLSQYCVCDIANGNSHATHHDNLFGNQEVNGEVEVLMERMKQLQECRDDEEASQEEMATRFEREKTESMLVVTAEEEECVPSRDISRHFEDPSYGYKDFSRRGEHVPTFRVQDYSWEDHGFSLVNRLYPDVGQMLDEKFQMAYNLTYNTMATHKDVDTSMLRRAIWNYIHCMFGIRYDDYDYGEINQLLDRSFKIYIKTMVCSPEKTTKRMYESFWRQFQHSEKVHVNLLLMEARMQAELLYALRAITRYMT; encoded by the exons ATGAGGCACGCGGTGGCACCGGCGCAAAACGTGGAAACTAATTCTTTTGCAGTGACAAGCTTATTAAAGATATGCTCGCATTGTGAACGGCGCAGCAAAAAg GACTTGGGAGTAAGGATCCCAAGACCCTTAGGTAACGGACCAAGCAGATTTATCCCAGAAAAAGAG attctTCAAGTCAGTAAAGTGGACACCAGGACACAGTCAATATTTGAGGATGCATTTGCAGCCCTCGGTCGCCTGGACAACATTTCTCTGGTCATGGGCTTCCACCCACAGTACCTGGAGAGTTTCCTCCGGACACAGCACTACCTGCTGCAGATGGACGGACCCTTACCTTTGCACTACCGACACTACATCGGCATCATG GCGGCAGCTAGACACCAGTGCTCCTATTTGGTCAACCTGCACGTGAACGACTTCCTCCAGGTGGGTGGAGATCTGAAGTGGCTGAACGGCCTGGATGAAGCACCGCAGAAGCTCCAGCAGCTCGGAGAGCTCAATAAAATCCTGGCCCACCGACCCTGGCTTCTCACTAAGGAACACATCGAG cggtttctgaaggCAGAGGAGCACAGCTGGTCCCTCGCAGAGCTGATCCACGCAGTGGTCCTCCTCACACACTACCACTCCCTTGCTTCGTTCACATTCGGCTGCGGCATCATGCCTGAGATCCACTGCGACGGCGGACACACCTTCAGACCCCCCTCCCTTAgccagtactgtgtgtgtgatattgcTAACGGCAACAGTCACGCCACTCACCATGACAATCTGTTTGGTAACCAG GAGGTGAATGGTGAGGTGGAGGTGCTGATGGAGCGCatgaagcagctgcaggagtGCCGTGATGACGAGGAGGCCAGCCAGGAGGAGATGGCGACTCGTTTTGAACGTGAGAAGACGGAGAGCATGCTGGTGgtcactgcagaggaggaggagtgcgTCCCCTCGAGAGACATCTCCCGGCACTTTGAGGACCCCAGCTACGGCTACAAGGACTTCTCCAGGAGGGGGGAGCATGTGCCCACGTTCAGAGTGCAG GATTACAGCTGGGAGGATCATGGCTTCTCTTTGGTCAACCGACTGTATCCTGATGTCGGTCAGATGCTGGACGAGAAGTTCCAGATGGCCTACAACCTGACCTACAacaccatggcaacacacaaGGATGTGGATACGAGTATGCTGCGTCGAGCCATCTGGAACTACATTCACTGCATGTTTGGCATCAG GTATGACGACTATGATTATGGAGAGATAAACCAGCTCTTGGATCGCAGCTTTAAGATCTACATCAAGACCATGGTGTGTAGTCCTGAGAAGACCACCAAACGAATGTATGAGAGTTTTTGGAGGCAGTTCCAGCACTCTGAGAAG GTCCACGTTAATCTGCTTCTTATGGAAGCGCGAATGCAAGCTGAACTT